The following are encoded in a window of Streptomyces sp. SAT1 genomic DNA:
- a CDS encoding Gfo/Idh/MocA family protein, whose product MTEVTLLLVGAGLRGMTYARHAQAGGAARVVAVAEPDPERRARAAAEFGLPPERTHRDWREAAAAGRVADACVIATQDRDHTGPALALAALGHHILLEKPMATTAREAAAIADAAREHGVLLAVCHVLRHTGYTRRLKALLAEGRVGRLVSVQHLEPVGWWHQAHSFVRGNWRRADTSAPMLLTKACHDIDWLVHLVGETPARVASFGSLTHFRAEDAPAGAAARCADCPLEPACPYSAKRLYLGCLGDPEQEFWPLSAVTADHTEAGVLEALRTGPYGRCVYACDNDVVDHQVVTMEFASGATCSFTMSAFTPMEQRRTRLMGTHGFVEGDGTTLRVVDFRDGAEEFVDLAAEAGAQAGPSAEDGHGGGDEALTEAFVAAVATGDASLLLSDAEESLATHQVVWAAEHARTTGTVVEVADWAAAAAAG is encoded by the coding sequence ATGACCGAGGTGACGCTCCTGCTGGTGGGGGCCGGACTGCGCGGGATGACCTACGCGCGTCACGCGCAGGCGGGCGGGGCGGCGCGGGTGGTCGCCGTGGCCGAGCCCGACCCGGAGCGGCGGGCGCGGGCCGCCGCCGAGTTCGGCCTCCCGCCCGAGCGGACCCACCGCGACTGGCGGGAGGCCGCCGCCGCGGGCCGGGTCGCCGACGCGTGCGTCATCGCCACCCAGGACCGGGACCACACCGGGCCCGCGCTGGCGCTGGCCGCCCTCGGCCACCACATCCTCCTGGAGAAGCCCATGGCGACCACCGCGCGGGAGGCCGCCGCGATCGCGGACGCCGCCCGCGAGCACGGTGTCCTCCTGGCGGTGTGCCATGTGCTGCGCCACACCGGCTACACCCGGCGGCTGAAGGCGCTGCTCGCCGAGGGCCGCGTCGGACGGCTCGTCAGCGTGCAGCACCTGGAGCCGGTGGGGTGGTGGCACCAGGCGCACTCGTTCGTCCGGGGCAACTGGCGGCGCGCCGACACCTCGGCGCCGATGCTGCTCACCAAGGCGTGCCACGACATCGACTGGCTGGTGCACCTCGTCGGGGAGACACCCGCGCGGGTCGCGTCCTTCGGTTCGCTGACCCACTTCAGGGCCGAGGACGCGCCGGCCGGGGCCGCCGCCCGCTGCGCGGACTGCCCGCTGGAGCCCGCCTGCCCGTACTCCGCAAAGCGGCTCTACCTGGGCTGCCTGGGCGATCCGGAGCAGGAGTTCTGGCCGCTGTCGGCGGTGACGGCGGACCACACGGAGGCGGGGGTGCTGGAGGCGCTGCGCACCGGGCCGTACGGGCGCTGTGTGTACGCCTGCGACAACGACGTGGTGGACCACCAGGTGGTCACCATGGAGTTCGCCTCCGGTGCCACCTGCTCGTTCACCATGAGCGCCTTCACCCCGATGGAGCAGCGCCGCACCCGGCTGATGGGCACGCACGGCTTCGTGGAGGGGGACGGCACCACACTGCGGGTGGTCGACTTCCGCGACGGTGCCGAGGAGTTCGTCGACCTCGCCGCGGAGGCCGGTGCGCAGGCGGGTCCGTCCGCCGAGGACGGCCACGGCGGCGGTGACGAGGCGCTGACCGAGGCGTTCGTCGCCGCCGTCGCGACCGGGGACGCCTCGCTGCTGCTGTCGGACGCCGAGGAGAGCCTGGCCACCCACCAGGTGGTGTGGGCGGCCGAGCACGCCAGGACGACCGGGACGGTGGTGGAGGTCGCCGACTGGGCCGCAGCTGCGGCGGCCGGTTGA
- a CDS encoding DoxX family protein: protein MSLTYAVIAALTIAANAGVAAADLAGARFVRANAAEVGVRPPWIPVLAALKAAGALGLLAGLLGLWHLDVAAAGGLVLFYAGAVAVHIRTRVVHNIAFPGAFLALAAACCALAAATV from the coding sequence ATGTCCCTCACGTATGCCGTCATCGCCGCCCTGACCATCGCCGCCAACGCCGGTGTCGCCGCCGCCGACCTCGCGGGGGCGCGGTTCGTCCGCGCCAACGCGGCCGAGGTCGGTGTGCGGCCGCCCTGGATCCCGGTGCTCGCCGCGCTCAAGGCCGCCGGAGCCCTCGGGCTGCTCGCCGGACTCCTGGGCCTGTGGCACCTGGACGTCGCGGCGGCGGGCGGTCTGGTGCTCTTCTACGCCGGGGCCGTCGCGGTGCACATCCGCACCCGGGTCGTGCACAACATCGCCTTCCCCGGTGCCTTCCTGGCGCTCGCGGCGGCGTGCTGCGCGCTCGCGGCGGCCACCGTCTGA
- a CDS encoding LLM class F420-dependent oxidoreductase, with translation MTVGVTIDTTGSALPVEEVVRQARQARASGLGSLWFGQTFGYDSPTIAAIVGREVPGIHLGTSALPVFGRHPLLVSSQAQTVQAATGGRYHLGLALGTKLFTEGAFGLPFERPVARLREFLTALRSLTETGQADFEGELLTARTPLPASVPGAEPAVPLLVAAMGPQSLRVSGRLADGILPYLAGPRALEQHIVPALTRAAEEAGRPAPRVVAFVPGVVTAEPGRVRAAAHEALSFYQQIPSYARVIEQSGVAHPVELAAIGDEKTLADTVRGYRDAGATEVVVSASELGGPDDRLRTWEVLGELA, from the coding sequence ATGACTGTGGGAGTGACCATCGACACGACCGGATCCGCGCTGCCCGTCGAGGAGGTGGTGCGCCAGGCACGGCAGGCGCGCGCGTCCGGGCTCGGATCCCTCTGGTTCGGCCAGACCTTCGGCTACGACTCGCCGACGATCGCCGCGATCGTCGGGCGCGAGGTGCCCGGCATCCACCTCGGCACCTCCGCGCTGCCGGTCTTCGGCCGGCATCCGCTGCTCGTCTCCAGCCAGGCGCAGACCGTCCAGGCCGCCACCGGGGGCCGCTACCACCTCGGACTCGCCCTGGGCACCAAGCTGTTCACCGAGGGCGCCTTCGGACTGCCCTTCGAGCGGCCCGTCGCCCGGCTGCGCGAGTTCCTGACCGCGCTGCGCTCGCTCACCGAGACCGGGCAGGCCGACTTCGAGGGCGAACTGCTCACCGCCCGCACGCCGTTGCCCGCCTCGGTGCCCGGCGCGGAGCCCGCCGTACCGCTGCTGGTCGCCGCGATGGGGCCGCAGTCCCTGCGGGTCAGCGGCCGGCTCGCCGACGGCATCCTGCCCTATCTCGCCGGTCCGCGGGCCCTGGAGCAGCACATCGTCCCGGCCCTCACCCGGGCCGCCGAGGAGGCCGGCCGCCCCGCGCCGCGCGTCGTCGCCTTCGTGCCGGGCGTCGTCACCGCCGAACCCGGACGGGTGCGCGCCGCCGCCCACGAGGCGCTCTCCTTCTACCAGCAGATCCCGTCCTACGCCCGGGTCATCGAGCAGTCCGGCGTCGCCCACCCGGTGGAACTCGCCGCCATCGGCGACGAGAAGACCCTCGCCGACACCGTCCGCGGCTACCGCGACGCCGGTGCCACCGAGGTCGTCGTCTCCGCCAGCGAACTCGGCGGCCCCGACGACCGGTTGCGCACCTGGGAGGTGCTGGGCGAACTGGCCTGA
- a CDS encoding GH92 family glycosyl hydrolase, whose translation MWRSVTRLRPRRPGPRPRRLLAGALALGTVLAGLAPATASASGRGVDPYDAVDQFIGTRLDTGQNKGNSAYGDTYPGATVPFGMVQSSPTTYRSGDGDQKGGYEYTADRLRGFGMTRLSGTGCEGRFSAFDFPVLPYTGELPDGALPVSPATRVTDYYLPFRHDREQARPGYYKVRTDNDVSTELTATTRTAVSRYDFSGAARSALLIDVAGSNNRVFGSQVTVSGNTVSGWVESAAVCDVGGRYRAYFSTTFDRPARAFGTWQGTTVTPGSATARSTGTPHGAGAYLVFDKGARVTAKSGLSYVSVAGAAHNRDTETRSLGFGQVRDRAARTWREALGTLAADGGGRDRRVTFYTALYHALLHPNVFDDADGRWTGYDGQVHQVARGRHEYVTYSGWDAYRGQAQLVALLFPKVGDDISQSIVDMVRQTGTWPNWPHLNQSQQKMSGDSLQSLLASVDAFGSTHYDRSGALASMKATQSLPATATRRAGAQQYFSTGFLESRRGGAATSTTLEYAVDDFGIAQLARRLGDRDAYRTFMARAQNWQNVFDDTTRQIRPRDRTGFDRGFDLGLRGDQFDQATGYQYGWLVPHNVGTLIEKRGGIARATAELDEHTKDLDAGVYGVTGAYLSNQPSFSMPYVYNWLRRPDRTADVLRRAVTELYGTSPSGLPGNDDLGSLSAWYVWANLGVYPSVYGTADLVISAPMFDHVRIRSAGTGRTLTLRADGVSRGRVYVAGLRVDGRRTTRSWVDEGFTRRGGTLTFTMARTPGTWGTGAGDVPPSYTDGADARNDIGTTPAGRGDLGSLDLSGNSLSRDRLAAAGAAPGARLPLGATGAVFTWPDTAPGEPDNWIPHGQRIALGGARGTGITFLGLATNGPAQGEAVVEYTDGSTQRVPVGLTDWTPGTDYRFGNVPLVTTEGRNTAGGGSDSAQAKVFATAPVALDPDRHVASVVLPQGSDRGVLHIFDVALTGGPRTG comes from the coding sequence ATGTGGAGATCAGTGACGCGGCTGAGGCCGCGCCGCCCCGGGCCCCGGCCACGACGGCTGCTGGCCGGCGCCCTCGCCCTGGGCACCGTCCTGGCGGGCCTCGCGCCCGCCACGGCCTCGGCGTCGGGCCGCGGCGTCGACCCGTACGACGCCGTGGACCAGTTCATCGGCACCCGGCTGGACACCGGTCAGAACAAGGGCAACAGCGCGTACGGCGACACCTATCCCGGGGCCACCGTCCCGTTCGGCATGGTGCAGTCCAGCCCGACGACGTACCGCAGCGGCGACGGCGACCAGAAGGGCGGGTACGAGTACACCGCGGACCGGCTGCGCGGCTTCGGGATGACCCGGCTGTCCGGCACCGGCTGCGAGGGCCGGTTCAGCGCCTTCGACTTCCCGGTGCTGCCCTACACCGGTGAGCTGCCCGACGGCGCGCTGCCCGTCAGCCCGGCCACCCGGGTCACCGACTATTACCTGCCGTTCCGCCACGACCGGGAGCAGGCCCGGCCGGGGTACTACAAGGTGCGCACCGACAACGATGTCAGCACCGAGCTGACCGCCACCACCCGCACGGCGGTCAGCCGGTACGACTTCTCCGGGGCGGCCCGCTCCGCGCTGCTCATCGACGTGGCGGGCTCCAACAACCGCGTCTTCGGCAGCCAGGTCACCGTCTCCGGCAACACGGTCAGCGGCTGGGTGGAGTCCGCCGCGGTCTGCGACGTCGGGGGCCGCTACCGCGCCTACTTCTCGACCACCTTCGACCGGCCGGCGCGCGCCTTCGGCACCTGGCAGGGCACCACCGTCACCCCAGGCTCGGCCACCGCGCGGAGCACCGGCACCCCGCACGGGGCGGGCGCCTACCTGGTCTTCGACAAGGGCGCCAGGGTCACGGCGAAGAGCGGGCTGAGCTATGTGAGCGTCGCGGGCGCCGCGCACAACCGCGACACCGAGACCCGTTCGCTCGGCTTCGGCCAGGTCCGCGACCGGGCCGCGCGGACCTGGCGCGAGGCGCTGGGCACGCTCGCGGCGGACGGCGGCGGCCGGGACCGGCGCGTCACGTTCTACACCGCGCTCTACCACGCGCTGCTGCACCCCAATGTGTTCGACGACGCCGACGGCCGCTGGACCGGCTACGACGGCCAGGTCCACCAGGTGGCCAGGGGCCGTCACGAGTACGTCACCTACTCGGGCTGGGACGCCTACCGCGGCCAGGCGCAGCTGGTCGCGCTGCTCTTCCCGAAGGTCGGCGACGACATCAGCCAGTCAATCGTGGACATGGTGCGGCAGACCGGCACCTGGCCCAACTGGCCGCATCTGAACCAGTCGCAGCAGAAGATGAGCGGCGACTCCCTCCAGTCGCTGCTGGCCTCCGTGGACGCCTTCGGCAGCACCCACTACGACCGGTCCGGCGCCCTGGCCTCCATGAAGGCCACCCAGTCGCTGCCGGCCACGGCCACCCGGCGCGCGGGCGCCCAGCAGTACTTCAGCACCGGCTTCCTGGAGAGCCGCCGGGGCGGCGCGGCCACCTCCACCACGCTGGAGTACGCCGTCGACGACTTCGGCATCGCCCAGCTCGCCCGGCGGCTCGGCGACCGGGACGCGTACCGGACCTTCATGGCGCGCGCGCAGAACTGGCAGAACGTCTTCGACGACACGACCCGGCAGATACGCCCCCGGGACCGCACGGGCTTCGACCGCGGCTTCGACCTGGGCCTGCGCGGCGACCAGTTCGACCAGGCCACCGGCTACCAGTACGGCTGGCTGGTGCCGCACAACGTGGGCACGCTGATCGAGAAGCGCGGCGGCATCGCGCGGGCCACCGCCGAACTGGACGAGCACACCAAGGACCTGGACGCGGGCGTGTACGGCGTCACCGGCGCCTACCTCAGCAACCAGCCCAGCTTCTCCATGCCCTATGTCTACAACTGGCTGCGGCGCCCGGACCGCACGGCCGACGTGCTGCGCCGGGCGGTCACCGAGCTGTACGGCACCTCGCCCTCGGGGCTGCCGGGCAACGACGACCTCGGCTCGCTCAGCGCCTGGTACGTCTGGGCGAACCTGGGCGTCTACCCCTCGGTCTACGGCACCGCCGACCTGGTGATCTCCGCGCCCATGTTCGACCATGTGCGGATCAGGAGCGCGGGCACGGGCCGCACCCTGACCCTCAGGGCGGACGGGGTCTCGCGGGGCCGGGTGTACGTCGCCGGGCTGCGGGTGGACGGGCGGCGCACCACACGCTCCTGGGTCGACGAGGGCTTCACCCGCCGGGGCGGCACGCTGACGTTCACCATGGCGCGGACCCCGGGCACCTGGGGCACCGGCGCGGGCGACGTGCCGCCGTCGTACACGGACGGCGCCGACGCCCGCAACGACATCGGCACCACCCCGGCGGGCCGGGGCGACCTCGGTTCCCTGGACCTGAGCGGCAACTCGCTCTCCCGCGACCGGCTGGCCGCGGCCGGTGCCGCGCCGGGCGCGCGGCTGCCGCTCGGCGCCACCGGTGCCGTGTTCACCTGGCCGGACACCGCGCCGGGCGAGCCGGACAACTGGATCCCGCACGGCCAGCGCATCGCGCTCGGCGGCGCCCGCGGCACCGGGATCACCTTCCTCGGGCTGGCCACCAACGGGCCCGCGCAGGGCGAGGCGGTGGTGGAGTACACCGACGGCTCCACCCAGCGGGTGCCGGTCGGGCTCACCGACTGGACGCCGGGCACGGACTACCGCTTCGGCAATGTCCCGCTGGTCACCACCGAGGGCCGCAACACCGCGGGCGGCGGCAGCGACAGCGCGCAGGCCAAGGTGTTCGCCACCGCGCCGGTGGCGCTCGACCCGGACCGGCACGTCGCCTCGGTCGTGCTGCCGCAGGGCAGTGACCGGGGTGTGCTGCACATCTTCGACGTCGCCCTGACCGGGGGTCCGCGGACGGGCTGA
- a CDS encoding LysR family transcriptional regulator, with protein sequence MDIDTRLLRTFVTVAEEGTLTRAAQRLFVSQPALTKQIKQLETVLRTTLFERSREGMTLTAPGRELAREAPAVLAAWDRALRQTKSTADRARRVLRVGFLASAANEATPAIIADLGRRRPGWRVEMRQASWSDPTAGLAQAEVDAALLRLPFPGQDAFRTRELLTEPRWVALPAAHPLAGRERIAFAELWDEPFVAAPASTGAWRELWLASDERAGRPVRIGAVTDQPDDWLSAIANGYGVALAPASAARFYARPGVVYRPVDGVSPTRVGVAWSPAADADPVVRDFVRCCLAHREPSGA encoded by the coding sequence ATGGACATCGACACCCGGCTGCTGCGGACGTTCGTGACGGTGGCCGAGGAAGGGACGCTCACCCGGGCCGCCCAGCGGCTGTTCGTGTCGCAGCCCGCCCTCACCAAGCAGATCAAGCAGTTGGAGACCGTCCTGCGCACCACGCTCTTCGAGCGCTCCCGGGAGGGGATGACCCTGACCGCGCCGGGGCGGGAGCTGGCCCGGGAGGCACCGGCCGTGCTGGCGGCCTGGGACCGGGCGCTGCGGCAGACGAAGAGCACCGCGGACCGGGCGCGGCGGGTGCTGCGCGTCGGATTCCTGGCCAGCGCCGCCAACGAGGCCACGCCCGCCATCATCGCCGACCTCGGCCGCCGCAGGCCGGGCTGGCGGGTCGAGATGCGCCAGGCGTCCTGGTCCGACCCGACCGCGGGTCTCGCCCAGGCCGAGGTGGACGCCGCGCTGCTGCGGCTGCCGTTCCCCGGCCAGGACGCCTTCCGCACACGGGAGTTGCTGACCGAGCCCCGCTGGGTGGCGCTGCCCGCCGCGCATCCGCTGGCCGGGCGCGAGCGGATCGCCTTCGCGGAGCTGTGGGACGAGCCGTTCGTCGCCGCGCCCGCCTCCACCGGCGCGTGGCGGGAGCTGTGGCTGGCGTCGGACGAGCGCGCGGGCCGTCCGGTGCGCATCGGCGCGGTCACCGACCAGCCCGACGACTGGCTGAGCGCCATCGCCAACGGGTACGGCGTCGCCCTCGCCCCGGCGTCGGCGGCGCGCTTCTACGCCCGGCCCGGCGTGGTCTACCGGCCGGTCGACGGGGTGAGTCCGACCCGGGTCGGGGTCGCCTGGTCCCCGGCGGCCGACGCGGACCCGGTGGTGCGGGACTTCGTACGCTGCTGTCTCGCGCACCGCGAACCCTCCGGCGCGTGA
- a CDS encoding SDR family oxidoreductase — protein sequence MSTDTRTPDRVAVVTGGSGGIGRAVARRLAAEGMAVAVHHAGGAARAREVVDAITAHGGTAVALPGDVADEGEMTALFDAAEERFGGVDVVVNTAGIMLLGPVADMDLDAFDRMHRVNVRGTFVVSRLAARRLRRGGALVNFSSSVTRLSRPGYAAYAASKGAVEAMTAVLARELRGRDVTVNAVAPGPTATPLFLDGKSEEQIQRLASAAPLERLGTPEDIAAAVAFLAGAGRWVNGQVLFANGGIA from the coding sequence ATGAGCACCGACACCCGGACACCGGACCGCGTCGCCGTGGTGACCGGAGGATCAGGCGGTATCGGCCGAGCGGTGGCGCGCCGGCTCGCCGCCGAGGGCATGGCCGTCGCCGTCCACCACGCGGGAGGCGCCGCGCGGGCGCGAGAGGTGGTGGACGCGATCACCGCCCACGGTGGAACGGCCGTGGCCCTGCCGGGCGACGTCGCCGACGAAGGGGAGATGACCGCGCTCTTCGACGCCGCCGAGGAGCGGTTCGGCGGCGTGGACGTCGTGGTCAACACGGCCGGGATCATGCTGCTGGGCCCGGTGGCGGACATGGACCTCGACGCCTTCGACCGGATGCACCGGGTCAACGTCCGGGGCACCTTCGTCGTCTCCCGGCTCGCCGCGCGCAGGCTGCGGCGCGGCGGCGCCCTCGTCAACTTCTCCAGCTCCGTGACCCGTCTGAGCCGGCCCGGCTACGCCGCCTACGCCGCGTCCAAGGGCGCGGTGGAGGCGATGACGGCGGTTCTCGCCCGCGAGCTGCGCGGCCGGGACGTCACCGTCAACGCGGTCGCGCCCGGCCCCACGGCCACCCCGCTCTTCCTGGACGGCAAGAGCGAGGAGCAGATCCAGCGGCTGGCCTCCGCCGCCCCGCTGGAGCGCCTGGGCACCCCGGAGGACATCGCGGCGGCGGTGGCCTTCCTCGCCGGTGCGGGCCGCTGGGTCAACGGCCAGGTCCTCTTCGCCAACGGCGGCATCGCCTGA
- a CDS encoding AraC family transcriptional regulator, whose translation MRNVPVDEVDALDRAVLAIGTDYPYGHLLPRHEHRRAQVLYAATGVMDVETDDGAWTVPTARAVLVPPRVRHQVTMTGVSTRSLYIEPAAAPWFPDRCRVVEVSALLRALLLAAVDMEPRYPAHGRDAAVVELILHELRTVTPLPLDVPLPTDPGLRRLCEAFLRAPDIHDPPARWAAALNISERTLGRLFRRGTGLSFAQWRQRACVLRSVHALAAGTPVTRVAVSLGYENPAAFTAAFRGLLGRAPSAYLARPPRGTLPRPDGPHA comes from the coding sequence GTGCGCAACGTACCCGTCGACGAGGTGGACGCCCTGGACCGCGCGGTGCTCGCCATCGGCACCGACTACCCCTACGGGCATCTGCTGCCCCGGCACGAGCACCGGCGTGCCCAGGTGCTGTACGCGGCCACCGGGGTGATGGACGTCGAGACGGACGACGGCGCCTGGACGGTGCCCACGGCCCGCGCGGTCCTCGTCCCGCCGCGGGTGCGCCACCAGGTCACGATGACGGGGGTCAGCACCCGCAGTCTGTACATCGAGCCCGCGGCCGCGCCGTGGTTCCCGGACCGCTGCCGGGTGGTGGAGGTGTCCGCACTGCTGCGGGCGCTGCTCCTCGCGGCCGTCGACATGGAGCCGCGCTATCCGGCGCACGGCCGGGACGCGGCCGTCGTCGAACTGATCCTGCACGAGCTGCGGACGGTGACCCCGCTCCCCCTCGATGTGCCGCTGCCCACCGATCCCGGGTTGCGGCGGCTGTGCGAGGCGTTCCTGCGGGCCCCGGACATCCATGATCCGCCCGCCCGCTGGGCGGCGGCCCTGAACATCAGCGAACGCACCCTGGGCCGGCTCTTCCGGCGCGGCACCGGGCTGAGCTTCGCGCAGTGGCGGCAGCGGGCGTGCGTCCTGCGCTCGGTGCACGCGCTGGCCGCGGGCACCCCGGTGACACGGGTCGCGGTCTCGCTCGGGTACGAGAACCCCGCGGCGTTCACGGCGGCCTTCCGGGGGCTGCTGGGCCGCGCCCCCTCCGCCTACCTGGCCCGGCCGCCCCGCGGCACGCTGCCCCGGCCGGACGGACCGCACGCCTGA
- a CDS encoding sulfite exporter TauE/SafE family protein, translating to MFTLSLSAPSFLVLLLFGCLTGVTTVLFGFGGGFVTVPVVQGVLSATARGGSADAMHVAIATSTAVMVVNAVSATAAQHRAGRIRREYVWPLAAYVLLGAVLGSLVATRLGDTLLHVLFAVYLLVTIADSVLRKGFLAAGGDGGPRPLGRFTTTLGGVGIGTVAASLGVGGSVMTVPLLRRRGLPMATATALANPLSVPVALAGTLVYALAPAAPAHTGRVGYVDLVACVALLCGSLPTIAVARRLGARVPDRIHSVAYVALLVLVLAVTVAGGL from the coding sequence GTGTTCACCCTGTCTCTCTCGGCTCCCTCGTTCCTCGTCCTTCTCCTGTTCGGCTGTCTGACCGGTGTCACCACGGTGCTCTTCGGGTTCGGCGGCGGCTTCGTCACGGTCCCCGTCGTCCAAGGGGTCCTGAGCGCGACCGCGCGGGGCGGCTCCGCCGACGCCATGCACGTGGCGATCGCCACCTCGACGGCCGTCATGGTCGTCAACGCCGTCTCCGCGACCGCGGCCCAGCACCGGGCCGGGCGGATCCGCCGGGAGTACGTGTGGCCGCTGGCCGCCTACGTCCTGCTCGGCGCCGTGCTCGGCTCCCTGGTGGCGACCCGGCTCGGCGACACCCTCCTGCATGTGCTGTTCGCCGTGTACCTGCTGGTCACCATCGCGGACAGCGTGCTGCGCAAGGGATTCCTCGCGGCCGGCGGCGACGGCGGGCCGCGCCCCCTGGGGCGGTTCACGACGACGCTCGGCGGGGTCGGCATCGGCACGGTCGCCGCGAGCCTCGGCGTCGGCGGCAGCGTCATGACGGTCCCGCTGCTGCGCCGCCGCGGACTGCCCATGGCCACCGCCACCGCGCTCGCCAACCCGCTCAGCGTCCCGGTCGCCCTCGCGGGCACCCTCGTCTACGCGCTGGCGCCCGCGGCCCCCGCGCACACCGGCCGCGTGGGCTACGTCGACCTCGTCGCGTGCGTCGCGCTGCTGTGCGGTTCGCTGCCCACCATCGCGGTGGCCAGGCGGCTCGGCGCCCGCGTCCCCGACCGGATCCACTCCGTCGCCTATGTCGCGCTGCTCGTCCTCGTGCTGGCCGTGACGGTGGCGGGCGGGCTGTGA